In one Kitasatospora cineracea genomic region, the following are encoded:
- a CDS encoding DeoR/GlpR family DNA-binding transcription regulator, whose protein sequence is MVRANGAVSLRELARVVQTSEVTVRRDVRALESEGLLDRRHGGAVLPGGFSRDPGYPQKTHLATAEKSAIADLAADLVEEGDAIVVGAGTTTQELARRLARVPGLTVVTNSLLVAQALAHANRVEVVMTGGTLRGSNYALVGSGAEQSLAGLRVTKAFISGSGLTAERGLSTANMLSASVDRALVQAANEVIVLADHTKLGADSMFQTVATEAITRLVTDERTLLEDLTSREQHALADCGVQVSVASLGLAAESAAHQQAARRPGPPQPGLAPGAPLPGQRRPAPHGALPPAARLAERIR, encoded by the coding sequence ATGGTGCGCGCCAACGGAGCCGTGTCGCTCCGCGAACTGGCCCGCGTCGTCCAGACCTCCGAAGTCACCGTCCGCCGAGACGTCCGGGCGCTGGAGTCCGAAGGGCTGCTCGACCGCCGCCACGGCGGCGCGGTGCTGCCCGGCGGGTTCAGCCGTGACCCGGGCTACCCGCAGAAGACCCACCTCGCCACCGCCGAGAAGAGCGCCATCGCCGACCTCGCCGCGGACCTGGTCGAGGAGGGCGACGCCATCGTGGTCGGCGCCGGGACGACCACCCAGGAGCTGGCCCGCCGGCTGGCCCGGGTGCCCGGGCTGACCGTGGTCACCAACTCGCTGCTGGTCGCCCAGGCGCTGGCGCACGCCAACCGGGTCGAGGTGGTGATGACCGGCGGCACCCTGCGCGGCTCCAACTACGCCCTGGTGGGCAGCGGCGCCGAGCAGTCGCTGGCCGGGCTGCGGGTCACCAAGGCGTTCATCTCCGGCAGCGGACTGACCGCCGAACGCGGCCTGTCCACCGCCAACATGCTCTCCGCCTCGGTCGACCGGGCCCTGGTGCAGGCCGCCAACGAGGTGATCGTGCTGGCCGACCACACCAAGCTCGGCGCCGACAGCATGTTCCAGACCGTCGCCACCGAGGCGATCACCCGGCTGGTCACCGACGAGCGCACCCTGCTGGAGGACCTCACCTCCCGCGAGCAGCACGCCCTCGCCGACTGCGGGGTGCAGGTCTCGGTGGCCTCGCTCGGCCTGGCCGCCGAGAGCGCCGCCCACCAGCAGGCCGCCCGCCGCCCCGGGCCGCCGCAGCCCGGCCTGGCCCCCGGCGCCCCGCTGCCCGGCCAGCGCCGCCCCGCCCCGCACGGCGCCCTGCCGCCCGCCGCCCGGCTCGCCGAACGGATCCGCTGA
- a CDS encoding condensation domain-containing protein: MDAASETLDRTTELTVRRARAGRGPATWGQRAIHTALVRLGTDAPRYNLRLAAPVDPGAEPGTVLRACTELLHLHDALRTRLVEQDGALHQLVDADGTLPVALLHRDTPERAAAAAAELLDRYAREPFDPAREWPVRLGLVLVDGLVRQTVLVLSHTAADGWGMRRAVRDLMLLAAGRSAQDLRAEREFAQPLDEAAEQTGPRGRRRDAAARRHWREKLAAGPRALLPRPAAAPDPARTFPYAVLRSPALADALPVAAARLRTGDATVLLAAAATELGRLGGQREFLCQVVVGNRFTERSAEAVTTLAQEGLFHLPELAEDFAETVRRAHGPALTAYRHSGYDKPRLDAELAGLRAAGVEPADHSVVWNDTRDPLAALMADAPGPGGAGERELSFPDEFPARPGVSVAVDVVAVPGAVELRMVADSALLDRAQMAGFLCGVEELVLGAAGAAGPVGAAG, translated from the coding sequence ATGGACGCAGCGAGCGAAACACTCGACCGCACAACCGAATTGACGGTGCGTCGGGCCCGCGCCGGCCGCGGCCCCGCGACCTGGGGCCAGCGCGCCATCCACACCGCCCTGGTCCGGCTCGGCACCGACGCGCCCCGCTACAACCTGCGGCTGGCCGCCCCCGTCGACCCCGGCGCGGAGCCCGGCACCGTGCTCCGCGCCTGCACCGAACTGCTCCACCTGCACGACGCGCTGCGCACCCGGCTGGTCGAGCAGGACGGCGCACTGCACCAGCTGGTCGACGCCGACGGCACCCTCCCGGTGGCGCTGCTGCACCGGGACACCCCCGAGCGGGCCGCCGCCGCGGCCGCCGAACTGCTCGACCGGTACGCCCGGGAGCCCTTCGACCCGGCCCGCGAGTGGCCGGTGCGGCTCGGCCTGGTGCTGGTCGACGGCCTGGTCCGGCAGACCGTCCTGGTGCTCTCGCACACCGCCGCCGACGGCTGGGGGATGCGCCGCGCCGTCCGCGACCTGATGCTGCTGGCCGCCGGACGCAGCGCCCAGGACCTGCGCGCCGAACGGGAGTTCGCCCAGCCGCTGGACGAGGCCGCCGAGCAGACCGGCCCGCGCGGCCGCCGCCGGGACGCCGCCGCCCGCCGGCACTGGCGGGAGAAGCTGGCCGCCGGCCCGCGCGCCCTGCTGCCCCGCCCGGCCGCCGCGCCCGACCCGGCGCGGACCTTCCCGTACGCGGTGCTGCGCTCCCCGGCGCTGGCCGACGCCCTCCCGGTGGCCGCCGCCCGGCTGCGCACCGGCGACGCCACGGTGCTGCTGGCCGCCGCCGCCACCGAACTGGGCCGGCTCGGCGGGCAGCGCGAGTTCCTCTGCCAGGTGGTGGTCGGCAACCGCTTCACCGAGCGGTCCGCCGAGGCCGTCACCACGCTCGCCCAGGAGGGCCTGTTCCACCTCCCGGAGCTCGCCGAGGACTTCGCCGAGACCGTCCGCCGCGCCCACGGCCCGGCGCTCACCGCCTACCGGCACTCCGGCTACGACAAGCCGCGGCTGGACGCCGAACTGGCCGGGCTGCGGGCCGCGGGCGTCGAACCGGCCGACCACTCGGTGGTCTGGAACGACACCCGGGACCCGCTGGCCGCGCTGATGGCCGACGCGCCGGGGCCGGGCGGCGCGGGGGAGCGGGAGCTGAGCTTCCCGGACGAGTTCCCGGCCCGCCCCGGGGTGTCGGTCGCGGTGGACGTGGTCGCGGTGCCCGGCGCGGTCGAGCTGCGGATGGTGGCGGACAGCGCGCTGCTGGACCGGGCGCAGATGGCGGGGTTCCTGTGCGGCGTCGAGGAGTTGGTGCTGGGCGCGGCGGGCGCGGCGGGTCCGGTCGGCGCGGCCGGGTAG
- a CDS encoding acetyl/propionyl/methylcrotonyl-CoA carboxylase subunit alpha — translation MRKVLIANRGEIAVRVARACRDAGIASVAVYAEPDRDALHVRAADEAYALGGDTPATSYLDIAKVLKAAADSGADAVHPGYGFLSENAEFAQAVLDAGLTWIGPPPQAIRDLGDKVTARHVAQRAGAPLVAGTADPVSGADEVVAFAAEHGLPVAIKAAFGGGGRGLKVARTLEEIPELYESAVREAVAAFGRGECFVEQYLDKPRHVETQCLADQHGNVVVVSTRDCSLQRRHQKLVEEAPAPFLTAEQNAELYRASKAILREAGYVGAGTCEFLVSQDGLISFLEVNTRLQVEHPVSEEVAGLDLVREMFRIADGEELGYDDPEIRGHSFEFRINGEDPGRNFLPAPGTVTLFAPPSGPGVRLDAGVESGSVIGPAWDSLLAKLIVTGADRKQALQRAKRALEEFKVEGMATAIPFHQAVVTDPAFAPELTGSTEPFKVFTRWIETEFENTIPAFTGAGGDGEEPEGRETVVVEVGGKRIEVSLPSSLGVASAPAAAAGSAKAKRRVGAKKAASAVSGDTLASPMQGTIVKVAVEEGQVVAEGELIVVLEAMKMEQPLNAHKAGTVVGLKAEVGASVSSGAALCEIKDV, via the coding sequence GTGCGCAAGGTGCTCATCGCCAACCGCGGAGAAATCGCCGTCCGCGTCGCCCGGGCCTGCCGGGACGCGGGTATCGCCAGCGTCGCCGTGTACGCGGAGCCTGACCGGGACGCGCTGCACGTGCGGGCCGCCGACGAGGCGTACGCGCTGGGCGGCGACACCCCCGCCACCAGCTACCTCGACATCGCCAAGGTGCTCAAGGCCGCCGCCGACTCGGGAGCGGACGCGGTCCACCCCGGCTACGGTTTCCTCTCCGAGAACGCCGAGTTCGCGCAGGCCGTGCTCGACGCCGGCCTGACCTGGATCGGCCCGCCGCCGCAGGCCATCCGCGACCTGGGCGACAAGGTCACCGCCCGGCACGTCGCCCAGCGCGCCGGCGCCCCGCTGGTGGCCGGCACCGCCGACCCGGTCTCCGGCGCCGACGAGGTCGTCGCGTTCGCCGCCGAGCACGGCCTGCCGGTCGCCATCAAGGCGGCGTTCGGCGGCGGCGGCCGCGGCCTGAAGGTCGCCCGCACGCTGGAGGAGATCCCCGAGCTGTACGAGTCGGCGGTCCGCGAGGCGGTCGCCGCGTTCGGCCGCGGCGAGTGCTTCGTCGAGCAGTACCTCGACAAGCCGCGGCACGTGGAGACCCAGTGCCTGGCCGACCAGCACGGCAACGTGGTGGTCGTCTCCACCCGCGACTGCTCGCTGCAGCGCCGGCACCAGAAGCTGGTCGAGGAGGCGCCCGCGCCGTTCCTGACCGCCGAGCAGAACGCCGAGCTGTACCGGGCGTCCAAGGCGATCCTGCGCGAGGCGGGCTACGTCGGCGCCGGCACCTGCGAGTTCCTGGTCTCCCAGGACGGCCTGATCTCCTTCCTGGAGGTCAACACCCGCCTGCAGGTCGAGCACCCGGTCTCCGAGGAGGTCGCCGGCCTCGACCTGGTCCGCGAGATGTTCCGGATCGCGGACGGCGAGGAGCTCGGCTACGACGACCCCGAGATCCGCGGCCACTCCTTCGAGTTCCGGATCAACGGCGAGGACCCGGGCCGCAACTTCCTGCCCGCGCCCGGCACCGTCACGCTGTTCGCCCCGCCGTCCGGCCCGGGCGTCCGGCTGGACGCCGGCGTGGAGTCCGGCTCGGTGATCGGCCCGGCCTGGGACTCCCTGCTGGCCAAGCTGATCGTCACCGGCGCCGACCGCAAGCAGGCCCTGCAGCGCGCCAAGCGCGCCCTGGAGGAGTTCAAGGTCGAGGGCATGGCCACCGCCATCCCGTTCCACCAGGCCGTGGTCACCGACCCCGCGTTCGCCCCCGAACTGACCGGCTCCACCGAGCCGTTCAAGGTCTTCACCCGGTGGATCGAGACCGAGTTCGAGAACACCATCCCGGCGTTCACCGGCGCGGGCGGCGACGGCGAGGAGCCCGAGGGCCGCGAGACCGTGGTGGTCGAGGTCGGCGGCAAGCGGATCGAGGTCTCGCTGCCGTCCTCGCTCGGCGTCGCCTCGGCCCCGGCGGCCGCCGCGGGCTCGGCGAAGGCCAAGCGCCGGGTGGGCGCGAAGAAGGCCGCCTCGGCGGTCTCCGGCGACACCCTGGCCTCGCCGATGCAGGGCACCATCGTCAAGGTCGCCGTCGAGGAGGGCCAGGTGGTCGCCGAGGGCGAGCTGATCGTGGTCCTGGAGGCGATGAAGATGGAGCAGCCGCTGAACGCCCACAAGGCGGGCACCGTGGTCGGCCTCAAGGCCGAGGTCGGCGCCTCCGTCTCCAGCGGCGCCGCGCTCTGCGAGATCAAGGACGTCTGA